In one window of Zingiber officinale cultivar Zhangliang chromosome 11A, Zo_v1.1, whole genome shotgun sequence DNA:
- the LOC122032908 gene encoding GDSL esterase/lipase At5g37690-like: MEALLPTLVMSLLLSASIVTSTETRKPVLYVFGDSLSDVGNNNYLIFSLAKSDYPWYGIDYYGGIPTGRFTNGRTIGDIIAAKLGIPSPPPYLSLSEYDDAMLKGVNYASGGAGILNETGIYFIEKLSFDDQIGCYEETKEAITLKLGRVASEKLSNEAIFLVGLGSNDYINNFLRPFLADGHIYTLEQFEDLLMNTLGGQLTRLYFAGARKVIFHGLSPMGCIPSQRAISGNGQCLDYVNDYVMRFNKRVKYLLSVLNSRLPGAQMTFADCYDSVLDLINRPEIYGFKISHTSCCNVDTTVGGLCLPNSNLCSNRAEYVFWDAYHPTDAANEVLANILFADPEIAKVHPALGRNASPPSPR, from the exons ATGGAAGCTCTTTTGCCTACTCTCGTTATGTCTCTCCTACTCTCTGCTTCCATTGTCACCTCCACTGAAACTAGAAAACCTGTTCTCTATGTGTTCGGGGACTCGCTGTCCGATGTGGGCAACAACAACTATCTCATTTTCTCCCTTGCGAAGTCGGACTACCCCTGGTATGGAATTGATTACTATGGTGGCATTCCAACTGGAAGATTCACCAATGGCAGAACCATAGGAGACATCATTG CTGCCAAGCTGGGGATTCCATCTCCACCGCCATATCTTTCTCTGTCCGAGTACGATGATGCCATGCTCAAAGGTGTCAACTATGCTTCTGGAGGAGCCGGAATTCTCAACGAGACTGGAATCTATTTC ATTGAAAAGCTCTCCTTTGATGATCAAATTGGCTGTTATGAGGAGACCAAGGAAGCAATCACTCTCAAACTTGGAAGAGTGGCTTCTGAGAAACTAAGCAATGAGGCCATCTTTTTAGTTGGCCTTG GAAGCAACGACTATATCAACAACTTTCTTCGGCCATTTCTTGCTGATGGACATATTTACACGCTCGAGCAGTTCGAGGATCTCTTGATGAATACCTTGGGAGGCCAGTTGACG AGGTTGTATTTTGCTGGGGCAAGGAAGGTGATCTTCCATGGACTGTCACCCATGGGATGCATTCCCTCTCAGAGAGCGATATCCGGCAATGGCCAATGCCTGGACTATGTCAACGACTACGTGATGCGGTTCAACAAGCGAGTCAAGTATTTGCTCTCTGTTCTCAACTCCAGGCTTCCCGGTGCGCAAATGACCTTCGCAGACTGCTACGACTCTGTCTTGGATCTCATCAACAGACCAGAAATCTACG GATTCAAAATCTCTCACACGTCATGTTGCAACGTGGATACGACGGTAGGTGGCCTGTGCCTGCCAAACTCAAACCTCTGCAGCAACCGAGCGGAATACGTGTTCTGGGACGCATATCACCCCACGGATGCTGCCAACGAAGTGCTCGCCAATATACTGTTCGCTGACCCAGAAATTGCGAAAGTTCATCCTGCTCTTGGACGAAATGCTTCACCCCCTTCCCCTCGATGA
- the LOC122032909 gene encoding HMG-Y-related protein A-like: protein MATAAEEDSKPYPEMIMEAIAALGEAPGADKSAISNYIESKNSGLPPDHPSLLSTHLDRMKENGELLHVDGYYTKPGTNAPAKRGRGRPPKPKSDLASGAELPSPRSRGRPPKTKDPLAAAVAKAASGFPRPRGRPPKADRATESGTSGAVVGVKRGRGRPPKAKPAVAAEAV from the exons ATGGCTACTGCCGCTGAAGAAGATAGCAAGCCATACCCAGAG ATGATCATGGAAGCGATCGCAGCGCTGGGGGAGGCACCCGGCGCCGACAAGTCGGCCATCTCGAACTACATCGAGTCCAAGAACAGCGGCCTCCCGCCGGATCACCCGTCGCTCCTCTCGACGCACCTCGACCGCATGAAAGAGAACGGGGAGCTCCTGCATGTCGACGGCTACTACACGAAGCCCGGCACGAACGCCCCCGCGAAGCGAGGGCGCGGCCGCCCACCCAAGCCCAAGTCGGATCTTGCCTCCGGCGCCGAGCTACCGTCGCCTCGCTCGCGTGGACGGCCGCCGAAGACGAAGGATCCGCTCGCCGCCGCCGTTGCCAAAGCGGCCTCCGGGTTCCCCCGCCCTCGCGGACGTCCGCCGAAGGCCGACCGGGCGACGGAGTCGGGGACGAGCGGCGCTGTGGTTGGGGTCAAACGGGGGCGCGGGCGGCCTCCTAAGGCGAAGCCGGCTGTAGCGGCAGAAGCGGTCTGA